AAGACGGAATATAGTAGAGGTTAGGGGTCAGGAAGCGGGGTTAGATAGTTGACGAGAGATACTTTATTGTGCATTATTTGTTGAGCAGAAGGAGCGATCGCCAATCGGCAACCGCTTTTTGATGCCATAGCCAATGCCTCTCTAACTGCTGCGGTTGAAAGTTTACAGGATCTTCTGCTAAAACTTTTTCTCGGAGCTTTACTGCTTCATTGATGAGTTTTGCTTGTTCGTTAGGCGGTTGATTCGGCACAAAGTGCTGCAATACTAATGCAAGTCCTGCATATGTCGTAAGCAGTTCTCTGTTATCTTGCGTTAAGGGCTGTTGATTCGCTAAATACAATGCTTCAAACCACGCTTCATTCGCTTGACTCCAATTGTCTTGTGCATAGTAGGCAAAGCCTAAAGCATTGTAGTATTTTATGTCAGGCTTTTGTTTGAGCGCAGCTTCCCAATAACGACGCGCTTGTTCTATTTGTGAAGACTGCCATGCCAAACGTCCGCGTAGAAACAAGATTCTATCAGAATTAGCAGACCGAGGAACAGCTTTCAGTGCTGTGTCAGCATATTGTAAGGCGTTGCGGTTGAGTAGTTCTTCAACTAAGGCTTGTGCCAGGCTCAATTCTCCTTGATGAAGTTGAGCGATCGCGATCGCTGTGATTTCTTGGCTACTCGCATTTTGCCAGTTGCGCTTATTTAGCCGATTCCAAGCTGAAGATGCTAAAGAGCTAGCAATTTGATTTGGTTGCTGATATTCCCACCAGATACTCGCGATCGCAACGGTTGCCATCATGAAACTGCCAATTACAAGTGCGGTCAAGACATCTGATTTGCCTCGCGGTGGCGGTGTAGATAACCTCGAACTTGGTTCGTTACTTGGGGTTGTAGACGGTGATGCTGCAAGTTGACTCAAGATATTGGCAACAACAGCCGAATCTTCGGCATAGTCGGGATCGCTATCGTCAATTTCTTCAAGTAACGTTTCATTCCACTGTTGTTCTGCCAGCGACTCGCGCTGTATATCATCGAGAAGTAAAGCCCAATCGTATTGTTCTTGATTCTCAGTTGCGGCTGCACTCCGGCTAACTTTCACTGCGATTTGAGGATCGGTAATTAAAAAGCGCTCTGCTGTATGGAGAAATTCCCAGGGTAAATCGACCAAGCAACTTGCAGCAATTTCTAAGTGTAATGACAGTACGGCTTGTTTTTGCTGGGCTAAGTTTTGTGCTACGTGCCAACTTTCTGCAACTTTTCCTGTAAACAATGCAGTATAAAGTTGTTTTCCTAAAAAAACTAAGTTTGCATTTAAGTTATGGCGATCGCCTAGATGTACAGCCTCTTTAATTTGTTCTGTATAACTTAACCAATGTGCTACATCCCAAGCTCTAACTTCCTTTGCCTGTGGCACTGTGGGCGGTAATTTTTCAGTGCTTACTTGGTAAGAATTGTCACTACCAGTTACGCAGAGGTGAAATTCTAGCGTCACAGTTGCTCCTATTGCACGAAAAAAGGAAAAAAGTTCGCAACACAGGAAAATCTTTGCTGTTGAACTCTGAAACAGCTGTTTTCTATCGCCCATTTGGGGTTAGCAACTTTATTTTCCAGATTTTTCTTCACCTATTCCACAGATTTACTTAACTAAATGCAACTATCAATTAAGTAAGCGGGAGGGTTGGTAATTAAAGTAACTGGTCATTGGTAAGAATCTTGATTCCCTATTACCCATTACCCCTTACCCAACAAATGTTACGTATGATATTTAGTTAATACCCACCCACTTATTCAATTTTAACTAATTACATTAGATGCATTTTTATCCACAAAGTTTCTCCAACTATCCGAGTTGTCATATTTGTGTAAGTTGCGCTATAATATATACCCTCTTGATTAATTTTTACCAATCTTTCCAAATCGCAACTCATGAAAAAATTAATCTATTCTTTAGATTTTATTATTTTCAACTAAATTAGTTAACGTGACGGTAAATATTGTCCAACCTTGAGCGCTTGTTACATTGATCGTTCCTTGTAAGTGTTCGACAAGTTTTTGTACTAAAGCCAGCCCTAACCCTGTACCGCCTTGTTGCCAGCGATCGCTTTGCGGAATGCGGTAAAATTTTTCAAAAATTCGCGGTAATTGCTCCTGGGGAATTTCTGCTTGATTTTCAACGCTGAAAATTGTTTTTACTCTTGATAAATCTGTATTTGATGCAACTTCTTCGGGCGATCGCGCGTCAATTTGACTAATAGTTAAGACGATCTTTCCACCCGCAGGAGTATATTTGCATGCATTATTTAAAAGTTCTACTAAAATTCGCTCGACGCTAGCCCGACCAGAAACTAAAGGTGTTAAATTAGGGCTAATATTCACTTGCAGTATTTGTTGACGTTGTTCGCTGCGATGCGCAAATGGCTTAATTATTTTTGTTGCCCAATCGTTTAAATGAATAGCTTCAGCAAGTAAAATTGGATAAGTTGCTAACTCAAGGCGTTGTAAATCTAATAAATCATTGATTAGCTCAGTTTCCCGCGTGCATTCTGCTTGCAAGATTTCTAAGTACCGCCGACTTTTTTCGATATTATTAGATGAAAGTAGTAGCATTTGAATCGCCATTTTCATATTGGCGATCGGAGTACGTAATTCGTGCGAAACAGTACTTAAAAAATCATCTTTGAGTTGATTAAGTTTTTCTAATTGAGCAACAAGTCTTTCTTGTTCAATTTGCTTTTGACGAGCTTCTTTTGCTTGCTGGCGTTCTGTAATATCGCGAAATACTAATACCGCACCTGTAATATTGCCTTTGTCGTCGCGGATTGGTGCTGCACTATCATCAATTGGAATGGCTGTTCCGTTTTTGGTAATTAAAAGTGTTTCTTCGGCGATCCCAACTGTAGTTCCTTGTTTCAAAGCTTGGATAATCGGGCTGTCTACTTTTTGCCCAGATACTCCATTTGTGATATTAAAGATTTCTGTTGCGTCTCTACCGTAGGCTTCCTCTTGCGTCCAACCAGTAAGCGACTCGGCTACAGGATTCATAAAAGTTACTGTTCCGCAAGCATCGCTAGTAATCACAGCATCGCCAATGCTTTTAAGTACTGTGGCTAGCCATCGTTCGCTTTGTCGCAGCTTTTTTTCGATTTGATGCTTTGTTAGTGTAATTTCAATTGTTGTTTTTAACTCTTTCTCTTTAAAAGGTTTTAAAATATAACCAAATGGTTCTGTTGTCTTCGCGCGTTCTAATGTGCTGTCATCAGCATTAGCGGTTAGGTAAACTATCGGAATATTCAAATCATCATAAATTAGCCGTGCTGCCTCGATTCCATCAAGTTCTCCTTTTAAATGAATATCCATTAAAATGAGGTCAGGGTTCTTTTCTATTGCTTTATTGATTGCTTCCTTTCCCGAACAAACAACACCAACCACAGCGTATCCAAACTTAGTTAGCCGATTTTGTATATCTTTGGCAACAAGAAGCTCGTCTTCTACGATTAGGATACTTGCCTTACTCATTAGGAATACTTATCAATTTCAAGAGATTTGACGCTCAAAACTTAATATTGAACTCTGCACCACTGTCACTATGAATATCTAAACTACCTTCTAATTGTTGCGTTAAAGCAGAGACAATTTGTAAGCCTAAAGAATCTGTGGTGTTTGGATTCACATGTTTCGGTAATCCTATACCATCATCTTTAATGGTGAGGTGATATCGATCATCTAGGGCAGCCAAATTGATATAAATGTTGCCTTTTTTATGATTTGGGAAAGCGTGTTTTAAAGAATTAGAAATTAATTCATTAATAATTAAACCACATGGAATGGCAATATCTAAACTCAACAAAATACGTTCGATATTCAGATGTAAAATAATTCTTTCCGAAGAAACATCATACGAGCTAAACAGATTAGCGACTAAATTTTGAATATAATCTGCAAAATCAATTTTTGCTAAATCGCGTGATTGGTATAATTGTTCGTGAATTAACGCCATTGAAGCTATTCGGTTTTCACCAGTTTTTAAAATTTCTAGCGTTTGTTGGTCTGTAATGTATCCTGATTGTAAACTAAGTAAACTAGAAATAATTTGTAAATTATTTTTGACACGGTGATGAATTTCTTTGAGTAAGACTTCTTTTTCAACAAGCGAAGCTTGAATTTGATCGGCGATTTGTTTTTGCTTCGTAATATCGCGGAGAATCCCACTAACGCGGATGACTTTACCCGCCATGTCATAACTCACTTTTCCTTGATTAGCCATCCAGCGGATTGAGCCATCAGGATGAACTAAACGAAATTCTGTGCTGTAGAGATGCTTACTCTCTGAAGTAGATTGAAGCCGAAGTTCTTGCAGCACGCGATCGCGATCTTCAACGTAGATTAAATTAAAAAACTCAGTTGCCGTATTTATTTTTGTTTTTGGTGGCAAGCCGATAACACTAGGGGCATTATCAGAGTGACTAATTTCATCGGTTAAAGTATTCCAATCCCACGCTACCATATCAGCCGCACTCAAGGCAAAGCGCAAGCGTTCTTCACTTTGTCGTAGTGATTCTTCAATGCGTCGGCGCTCGCAAATCTCTGTTTTTAACTCTTCGTTTGCTTTTGCTAGTTGTGCTGTTCGATTTTTAACTCGCAGTTCTAGTTCATCGTGCGCTTTTTGTAACGCGAGTTCAGCACGATCGCGTTCTTGTTGCGCCTGAGCATTCTTAATAATGATTGACAGGTATTGCGTAATAACAATTAATGTACCAATTTCGTGGTTACTCCACTTGCGCGGCTGCGGTGCGTCAAAGCGCAACAAACCAATTAAATGATCCGAGCATTGTAATGGCACGTCAACAAACGCTTGAACGCCATAGCTACGAAACAAGGCACCGTTTTGCGACGTAAAGCGGAGATCCTGCGCGATGTCTTCTACCACAATTGGTACATTCATTTGTATCGCTTGTAGATAGTCTGGCATTGTCTGCAAATCGAATGTAGCTCCCTGAAGTGAGGGTATTCCTGTGGGCTCTAGCGAATGAATGACAGTCATAGTGCCATTTTGATCGATTATCGAGTAAGCAACGCGGAGCACCGGAAAACATTCACTGATTTGTCGCACAGTGCGTTTAATAATCTGCTCTACTGACATACCTAGCATCATTGCGGTTGAGATGCTATTAATCAGTTGCAGTCGAGTTTGACTATCTAATAAAGCCTCTTCAATTTGCTGGCGTTCAATAATTTCGCTGTA
This region of Chroococcidiopsis sp. TS-821 genomic DNA includes:
- a CDS encoding PAS domain S-box protein is translated as MAVYFGRKKNFLRGRYTVAIATICLTLLVKLLLAPLIDDESPFLLFFFAIVVSTWYGGKSSGIFATILAALCADYFLISPFHSFVVNTVGYAIKLSLFIFEGAAITCVVAELSTAKKQAETRRLEALRYQENLQQSEERFRLFVESVSEYAIFMLNADAHIVSWNVGAEHLFGYKEAEILGKHFSSLFTPEDISSGKPQQEIEQAIALGRAEAQTWHLRSNGTWFWAGCVITALRDDNGCLRGFAKVIHDFTEHHQAEIVLQKAKEELELRVQSRTFELQNANEQLYSEIIERQQIEEALLDSQTRLQLINSISTAMMLGMSVEQIIKRTVRQISECFPVLRVAYSIIDQNGTMTVIHSLEPTGIPSLQGATFDLQTMPDYLQAIQMNVPIVVEDIAQDLRFTSQNGALFRSYGVQAFVDVPLQCSDHLIGLLRFDAPQPRKWSNHEIGTLIVITQYLSIIIKNAQAQQERDRAELALQKAHDELELRVKNRTAQLAKANEELKTEICERRRIEESLRQSEERLRFALSAADMVAWDWNTLTDEISHSDNAPSVIGLPPKTKINTATEFFNLIYVEDRDRVLQELRLQSTSESKHLYSTEFRLVHPDGSIRWMANQGKVSYDMAGKVIRVSGILRDITKQKQIADQIQASLVEKEVLLKEIHHRVKNNLQIISSLLSLQSGYITDQQTLEILKTGENRIASMALIHEQLYQSRDLAKIDFADYIQNLVANLFSSYDVSSERIILHLNIERILLSLDIAIPCGLIINELISNSLKHAFPNHKKGNIYINLAALDDRYHLTIKDDGIGLPKHVNPNTTDSLGLQIVSALTQQLEGSLDIHSDSGAEFNIKF
- a CDS encoding response regulator; this encodes MSKASILIVEDELLVAKDIQNRLTKFGYAVVGVVCSGKEAINKAIEKNPDLILMDIHLKGELDGIEAARLIYDDLNIPIVYLTANADDSTLERAKTTEPFGYILKPFKEKELKTTIEITLTKHQIEKKLRQSERWLATVLKSIGDAVITSDACGTVTFMNPVAESLTGWTQEEAYGRDATEIFNITNGVSGQKVDSPIIQALKQGTTVGIAEETLLITKNGTAIPIDDSAAPIRDDKGNITGAVLVFRDITERQQAKEARQKQIEQERLVAQLEKLNQLKDDFLSTVSHELRTPIANMKMAIQMLLLSSNNIEKSRRYLEILQAECTRETELINDLLDLQRLELATYPILLAEAIHLNDWATKIIKPFAHRSEQRQQILQVNISPNLTPLVSGRASVERILVELLNNACKYTPAGGKIVLTISQIDARSPEEVASNTDLSRVKTIFSVENQAEIPQEQLPRIFEKFYRIPQSDRWQQGGTGLGLALVQKLVEHLQGTINVTSAQGWTIFTVTLTNLVENNKI